In a genomic window of Polypterus senegalus isolate Bchr_013 chromosome 13, ASM1683550v1, whole genome shotgun sequence:
- the natd1 gene encoding protein NATD1 → MAQAAHINLLELSCPVKVEHDRKRRQFTVRLNGSHDHAVLLYEYIGKKMVDLQHTEVPDAYRGRGIAKHLAKAAMDFVVEEDLKAHLTCWYIQKFVKENPQPQYLERILH, encoded by the exons ATGGCACAGGCGGCCCACATTAACCTGCTGGAGCTCAGCTGCCCCGTGAAGGTGGAGCACGACAGGAAGAGAAGGCAGTTTACTGTCAGGCTGAACG GCTCACATGACCACGCTGTCTTGCTGTATGAATACATTGGGAAAAAGATGGTTGATCTGCAGCACACCGAGGTGCCTGATGCCTACCGAGGAAGAGGGATTGCGAAGCACTTGGCAAAG GCGGCCATGGACTTTGTCGTCGAAGAAGATCTGAAAGCCCACCTGACCTGCTGGTACATTCAAAAGTTTGTTAAGGAGAACCCGCAGCCTCAGTACTTGGAGCGCATCCTGCACTGA